One Desulfovibrionales bacterium genomic region harbors:
- a CDS encoding 1-deoxy-D-xylulose-5-phosphate reductoisomerase has translation MKILSILGSTGSIGRNALEVAARFPERFQVAGLSAGKNIGLLIEQIERFRPRLVSVQDERLAVELKARMLAGLGVEVASGINGYREVATLPEVDMVVSAMVGAAGLVPTYEAICAGKNIALANKEVLVTAGSLIMKAARDKGVSINPVDSEHGAIFQSLLGHRKEDVRRIILTASGGPFLHYTYEMLHNIAPAEALKHPNWQMGRKITIDSASLMNKGLEVIEAKWLFDLSVEQIVVQIHPQSIVHSMVEYIDGSIIAQLGIPDMRIPIAYALSAPERIDMGLPRLDLPSVNNLTFLEPDMDKFPCLRLAYAACKQGGTLPVVLNAANEVAVDAFLEGRIRFTDIVRVVEGTMNGSEASAVNSLEDVMAADRLARIRAEEEVKK, from the coding sequence TTGAAAATATTATCTATCCTGGGTTCTACCGGGTCTATTGGGCGCAACGCGTTGGAAGTGGCCGCGCGTTTTCCGGAACGTTTCCAGGTAGCCGGACTTTCTGCCGGCAAGAACATCGGATTGTTGATAGAACAGATTGAACGCTTTAGGCCGCGCCTGGTCTCTGTCCAGGATGAGAGACTGGCTGTGGAGTTAAAGGCCCGGATGCTGGCGGGGCTGGGCGTGGAGGTTGCTTCCGGTATAAACGGGTATAGAGAGGTGGCTACGCTGCCGGAAGTTGATATGGTTGTCTCGGCTATGGTGGGCGCTGCCGGTCTCGTGCCCACTTACGAGGCCATCTGTGCGGGGAAGAATATTGCCCTGGCCAATAAAGAAGTCCTGGTTACCGCCGGTTCGCTGATTATGAAAGCAGCCAGGGATAAGGGCGTCTCCATTAACCCTGTTGATAGTGAGCATGGCGCCATTTTTCAGTCCCTGTTAGGACACCGTAAAGAAGATGTCAGGAGGATCATACTCACAGCTTCAGGCGGACCGTTCTTGCATTATACTTATGAGATGTTGCATAATATAGCCCCGGCCGAGGCCTTAAAACATCCCAACTGGCAAATGGGCAGGAAGATAACGATTGACTCTGCCTCCTTAATGAACAAGGGACTGGAGGTTATAGAGGCTAAATGGCTTTTTGATCTCTCCGTCGAGCAGATAGTCGTGCAAATACACCCACAGAGTATAGTGCATTCTATGGTGGAGTACATAGATGGTTCCATAATTGCTCAACTGGGCATACCGGACATGCGTATTCCGATTGCCTATGCCCTTTCCGCCCCGGAGCGGATCGATATGGGGCTTCCCCGGCTGGATCTTCCATCAGTAAATAACCTGACTTTTTTAGAACCGGATATGGACAAATTTCCATGCCTGCGGCTGGCGTATGCGGCTTGTAAGCAGGGAGGGACACTGCCCGTTGTCCTTAATGCGGCCAATGAGGTAGCGGTAGATGCCTTTCTCGAAGGCCGCATAAGATTCACGGATATTGTCCGTGTCGTGGAAGGCACGATGAATGGTTCGGAAGCCTCAGCAGTTAATTCACTGGAAGACGTCATGGCAGCGGATCGTTTGGCCAGAATCCGGGCTGAAGAAGAGGTTAAAAAATAA
- the rseP gene encoding RIP metalloprotease RseP: MTTVFTVIIVLGVLILVHELGHFLLAKVFKVRVEKFSLGFGPRIWGKVVGETEYRISAVPLGGYVKLFGENPGETVEADEESRSFIHKKLWQRGLIVAAGPFSNLIFAFFIFFVTFMAFGQPMLPATIGGVQDGLPAQEAGLRPGDRITHINGRHVKEWDELAGMVRKGGKQPLDIYAVRDGKAFRVQITPVIAAHRNIFGEEVTVPVIGISASDHIIMDRMNPLEAFVAGIDRTGKIVYITYLSIIKLVQRIVPISTLGGPILIAQLAGEQAQAGVVPLLFFVALLSINLGVLNLLPIPILDGGHLLFLGIELILGRPVSLKKREIAQQVGLVILISLMAVVFYNDILRLLVKG, from the coding sequence ATGACGACTGTTTTTACCGTGATAATAGTCCTGGGCGTATTGATCCTGGTGCATGAACTGGGACATTTCTTGCTGGCCAAAGTTTTTAAGGTCAGGGTAGAAAAATTTTCTTTGGGTTTTGGCCCCAGGATATGGGGCAAGGTAGTTGGTGAAACGGAATATCGTATATCAGCCGTGCCCCTTGGTGGTTATGTCAAACTTTTTGGTGAAAATCCGGGGGAAACCGTTGAAGCCGATGAAGAGTCCAGGTCTTTTATCCATAAAAAATTGTGGCAACGGGGCCTTATTGTAGCGGCAGGGCCTTTTTCTAATCTTATTTTTGCCTTTTTCATATTTTTTGTCACTTTTATGGCCTTTGGGCAACCTATGCTGCCGGCGACTATAGGTGGCGTGCAAGACGGGCTGCCGGCACAAGAGGCCGGCCTTAGGCCCGGAGACCGGATCACCCACATCAATGGCCGTCACGTAAAAGAGTGGGATGAACTTGCCGGGATGGTACGCAAGGGCGGTAAACAGCCGCTGGATATTTATGCGGTGCGTGACGGCAAGGCCTTCAGGGTACAGATAACACCGGTTATAGCTGCGCATCGCAACATATTTGGTGAGGAAGTTACAGTTCCGGTGATCGGGATATCGGCCTCTGATCACATTATTATGGACAGGATGAATCCCCTCGAAGCGTTCGTAGCCGGAATCGACCGGACCGGGAAAATTGTCTATATAACATATCTAAGTATAATAAAACTGGTACAGCGGATTGTGCCCATATCCACCTTGGGGGGACCTATTCTTATTGCTCAATTAGCCGGTGAGCAGGCACAGGCAGGGGTGGTTCCTCTTCTCTTTTTTGTGGCCTTATTGAGCATCAATCTGGGTGTTCTAAACTTATTGCCTATACCTATCCTGGATGGTGGACATCTTCTTTTTCTGGGCATTGAGCTGATCCTGGGGCGTCCGGTCAGCCTCAAAAAAAGAGAGATTGCCCAGCAAGTCGGGCTGGTTATTCTTATTTCCCTTATGGCCGTGGTCTTTTACAATGATATCCTTCGCCTCCTGGTAAAAGGGTGA
- the tsaB gene encoding tRNA (adenosine(37)-N6)-threonylcarbamoyltransferase complex dimerization subunit type 1 TsaB: protein MKILAVDTSTHTGSAALTDNGAVLAEYSLFSNETHSRRLLQAVEHLLAQTGLAFNDIDGLAVAIGPGSFTGIRIGLATFKGLALATGKPVVGISSLDALAANFPVADRPVFPVIDARKKEVFTAAYYPNEDGRLIKTSPELALSPQDLVTRIKERVILVGDGARSYGEFFKKELGDKAFFAPGPFSFIRASNVAFLAAEKFKAGEQADIVTMVPAYIRPSEAELKWAEKDGDIS from the coding sequence TTGAAGATTCTGGCTGTCGATACGTCTACTCATACCGGTAGCGCAGCCCTCACGGATAACGGAGCGGTGCTGGCTGAATACAGCCTCTTCAGCAACGAAACGCACAGCCGGCGTTTATTGCAGGCGGTAGAGCATCTTTTGGCCCAAACCGGATTAGCCTTTAACGATATTGATGGGCTGGCCGTGGCTATAGGGCCGGGCAGCTTTACAGGTATCCGGATCGGCCTGGCTACTTTCAAGGGACTAGCCCTGGCCACTGGGAAACCGGTCGTGGGCATATCAAGCCTGGATGCGCTGGCCGCAAACTTTCCCGTGGCCGACCGCCCGGTGTTTCCCGTTATTGATGCCCGAAAGAAAGAGGTTTTTACGGCTGCTTATTATCCGAATGAGGATGGCCGGCTGATAAAGACCTCCCCTGAGTTAGCCCTTTCGCCGCAGGACCTTGTCACACGGATAAAAGAACGGGTGATATTGGTTGGAGATGGCGCCCGGTCTTACGGCGAATTCTTTAAAAAGGAGCTTGGTGACAAGGCATTCTTTGCCCCCGGCCCCTTTTCTTTTATCCGGGCTTCTAATGTGGCTTTCCTGGCGGCAGAGAAGTTTAAGGCCGGAGAGCAGGCCGATATTGTTACCATGGTTCCGGCATATATCCGGCCATCCGAAGCCGAGCTAAAATGGGCCGAAAAAGATGGGGACATATCCTGA
- a CDS encoding DUF465 domain-containing protein, with protein MEEKDKALMALWIDKDEELKRAAKEHQSLERKLEEFNQRPYLTTEETMEKKRIQKLKLAEKDKIMAILAKYR; from the coding sequence ATGGAAGAAAAAGACAAGGCGTTGATGGCCCTTTGGATAGACAAAGATGAAGAGCTTAAGAGGGCGGCAAAAGAACATCAGTCTCTGGAGAGAAAACTGGAGGAGTTTAATCAGAGGCCCTATCTAACCACAGAAGAAACCATGGAGAAGAAGCGGATTCAGAAGTTGAAACTAGCCGAGAAGGATAAAATAATGGCCATATTGGCCAAGTATCGGTAG
- the ilvB gene encoding biosynthetic-type acetolactate synthase large subunit, whose protein sequence is MKLTGAQILIECLKKEGVDLIFGFPGGAVIDIYDELMKSSIRHVLVRHEQAAVHAADAYARVTGKVGVVLVTSGPGATNTVTGIASAYGDSIPVVVMTGQVPTKLIGNDAFQEVDIVGITRPCTKHNYLVKSVKDVAQTVREAFHLARSGRPGPVLMDLPKDVMVDRTEFKYPETINMRTYNPTYGAHVGQIEKAGQLIVQSRRPVLYVGGGIIASNAAAELTGLATLAQIPTTATLMGLGGFPGTHPLWMGMLGMHGTYCSNMAVANCDLLIAVGARFDDRVTGKLDAFASHAKIIHIDIDPTSISKNVRVDVPIVADCKNALGKLVTFLKGEKGINWKEKHEEWLAQVRDWDKKHPLSYKEEKGVIKPQYVVEKLYELTKGKAIITTEVGQNQMWAAQFYKFAEPRSLMTSGGLGVMGYGFPAAIGAQLAAPDRIVIDIAGDGSIQMNIQELATAMEQRLPVKIAILNNQYLGMVRQWQELFYGKRYAATSLATAPDFVKLAEAYGAVGLRATKPEEVVPVIKKALKTPNLVVMEFIIAHEEKVYPMVPAGKATTEMLLV, encoded by the coding sequence ATGAAACTGACAGGCGCACAGATTTTGATCGAATGTTTGAAAAAGGAAGGCGTGGATCTGATCTTTGGATTTCCGGGTGGGGCGGTAATAGACATCTATGACGAACTCATGAAGTCTTCTATCCGTCACGTACTGGTAAGGCATGAGCAGGCTGCGGTGCATGCCGCTGATGCCTATGCCCGTGTAACCGGCAAAGTGGGTGTAGTTCTTGTCACCTCCGGGCCGGGAGCTACAAACACAGTTACCGGCATTGCGTCAGCTTATGGGGACTCCATTCCCGTGGTGGTTATGACCGGTCAGGTGCCTACCAAGCTCATTGGCAATGACGCCTTTCAAGAGGTGGATATTGTCGGCATTACCCGGCCATGTACTAAACACAATTATCTGGTGAAGAGTGTTAAGGATGTGGCCCAGACCGTGAGAGAGGCCTTTCATTTGGCCAGATCAGGACGGCCCGGCCCGGTGTTAATGGATTTGCCAAAGGACGTAATGGTTGATAGGACTGAATTTAAGTATCCGGAAACAATCAATATGCGTACCTATAATCCAACCTATGGGGCACATGTGGGCCAGATAGAAAAGGCCGGCCAGTTAATCGTCCAATCCAGGCGCCCTGTGCTTTACGTCGGCGGCGGGATCATAGCCTCCAATGCGGCAGCCGAGTTGACCGGGCTGGCCACCCTCGCGCAGATACCGACTACTGCTACTTTGATGGGTTTGGGCGGGTTTCCGGGCACGCATCCGTTGTGGATGGGGATGCTGGGTATGCATGGCACCTATTGTTCGAATATGGCGGTGGCGAATTGTGACCTCCTTATCGCGGTAGGGGCTCGCTTTGACGACCGGGTTACCGGTAAGCTGGATGCCTTTGCTTCCCATGCCAAGATTATTCATATCGATATTGATCCTACGTCCATCAGTAAAAATGTCAGGGTGGATGTCCCGATAGTGGCTGACTGCAAAAACGCCCTTGGAAAGCTCGTCACTTTTCTCAAAGGGGAAAAGGGGATAAACTGGAAAGAAAAACATGAAGAGTGGCTGGCCCAGGTGCGTGATTGGGATAAGAAACACCCCCTTTCCTATAAAGAAGAAAAGGGAGTGATAAAGCCGCAATATGTAGTAGAAAAACTTTATGAACTCACGAAGGGTAAGGCAATTATTACCACAGAAGTCGGTCAAAACCAGATGTGGGCCGCGCAATTTTATAAGTTTGCCGAGCCGCGTTCACTTATGACCTCGGGTGGTCTGGGAGTTATGGGATATGGATTCCCGGCCGCCATCGGAGCCCAGTTGGCAGCGCCGGATCGGATAGTCATAGACATAGCCGGGGACGGCAGTATTCAAATGAACATCCAGGAGCTGGCCACGGCCATGGAACAGCGGTTACCGGTAAAAATTGCCATCCTGAATAATCAGTATCTGGGTATGGTGCGCCAATGGCAAGAGCTCTTTTACGGAAAGCGGTACGCTGCTACCTCACTGGCTACTGCACCTGATTTCGTCAAATTGGCGGAGGCCTATGGCGCGGTGGGGCTCCGGGCCACTAAACCTGAAGAGGTAGTGCCGGTTATTAAAAAGGCCCTGAAGACCCCGAATCTTGTGGTTATGGAGTTCATCATTGCGCATGAAGAAAAGGTTTATCCCATGGTGCCGGCCGGTAAGGCAACTACCGAAATGCTCTTGGTTTGA
- the ilvN gene encoding acetolactate synthase small subunit has product MKHTFSVLVENKPGVLSRVAGLFSGRGFNIESLCVAETLDPELSLMTLVTRGDEQIIEQINKQLNKLINVLKVVDISEGDFVEREMVLVKVKAEGNTRAEVLRMADIFRGKIVDVSPREYTIELTGDENKIKAVLELLRPLGIKEVARTGTIAMPRSKKTP; this is encoded by the coding sequence ATGAAACATACATTTTCAGTTCTGGTTGAAAATAAGCCCGGCGTTCTTTCGCGAGTGGCAGGGCTCTTTAGCGGCCGGGGTTTTAACATCGAGAGCCTTTGCGTGGCTGAAACCCTGGACCCGGAGTTATCACTTATGACTTTAGTGACCCGGGGTGACGAACAAATTATTGAGCAGATCAACAAGCAGTTGAATAAACTGATCAATGTGCTCAAGGTAGTGGACATAAGTGAAGGGGATTTTGTAGAACGGGAGATGGTTCTGGTTAAGGTTAAGGCAGAAGGGAATACTCGCGCCGAGGTTCTGCGCATGGCGGATATCTTTCGGGGCAAGATTGTGGATGTCAGCCCGAGGGAATATACTATTGAACTCACCGGTGATGAAAACAAGATAAAGGCGGTGCTGGAATTGTTAAGACCGCTGGGGATAAAAGAGGTGGCCCGTACCGGAACCATTGCCATGCCACGCAGCAAAAAGACGCCGTAG
- the ilvC gene encoding ketol-acid reductoisomerase, protein MRIYYDKDADLKKLKNKKIAVIGYGSQGHAQAQNLRDSGLNVIVGQRPGSANYDLAVSHGFKPVSASEASKEADVIQILTQDHIQAILYEKDVLPHLKKGKTLVFSHGFNIHYGQITPSKDIDVVMVAPKGPGHLVRSEYEKGAGVPALVAIQQDVSGKAMERALAYARGIGATRAGVIETTFKEETETDLFGEQVVLCGGVTELVKAGFETLVEAGYQPEIAYFECLHELKLIVDLFYKGGIRYMRYSVSDTAEYGDLTRGKRIVTTETRREMKRILEEIQGGAFARDWILENKANRPVFNALRRREAEHPIEEVGERLRAMMSWLQEKKKK, encoded by the coding sequence ATGCGGATTTATTATGACAAAGATGCGGACCTGAAAAAACTTAAAAACAAAAAAATAGCCGTCATCGGCTATGGCAGCCAGGGGCACGCCCAGGCCCAGAACCTGCGCGATAGCGGGCTTAACGTTATAGTGGGGCAAAGGCCGGGTTCGGCTAATTATGATCTGGCGGTAAGCCATGGATTTAAACCGGTTAGCGCTTCCGAAGCCAGTAAAGAGGCGGATGTTATTCAGATACTAACCCAGGACCACATCCAGGCCATACTTTACGAAAAGGATGTCCTGCCCCACCTTAAAAAGGGAAAAACCCTGGTTTTTTCTCATGGGTTTAATATCCACTACGGGCAGATTACGCCTTCCAAGGATATCGATGTGGTTATGGTTGCGCCTAAGGGCCCGGGACATCTCGTCCGCTCGGAGTATGAAAAAGGGGCTGGTGTTCCTGCTCTGGTGGCTATTCAACAGGACGTCAGTGGTAAGGCGATGGAAAGAGCCCTGGCTTACGCCAGAGGTATCGGCGCCACGCGGGCCGGAGTTATCGAGACCACCTTTAAAGAAGAGACAGAGACCGATCTTTTTGGGGAGCAGGTCGTCCTCTGTGGCGGAGTAACAGAACTCGTAAAAGCCGGATTTGAGACCCTGGTCGAGGCCGGCTATCAGCCGGAGATTGCCTATTTTGAGTGTCTGCACGAGTTGAAATTAATCGTTGACCTCTTTTATAAGGGAGGTATCCGCTACATGCGCTATTCGGTCAGTGACACTGCCGAATACGGCGACCTGACCCGCGGTAAAAGAATCGTTACTACTGAGACGCGGAGGGAAATGAAACGCATCCTTGAGGAGATTCAGGGCGGCGCCTTTGCCCGGGACTGGATATTGGAGAACAAGGCCAACCGGCCGGTATTCAATGCCTTACGGCGCAGGGAGGCAGAACACCCGATAGAAGAAGTCGGTGAACGTCTGCGGGCCATGATGAGCTGGCTGCAGGAAAAGAAGAAGAAATAG
- a CDS encoding phosphatidylserine decarboxylase family protein translates to MAKEGYPFIFIAAFTALLAALLNWVIVSVFFGAAGIFILYFFRDPERVVPDDPRAVVSPADGKVILIEKVTDERFLHGQVLKISIFMNIFNVHVNRIPYDGVVKEIRYQAGQFLAADQARASFENENNAVFLDVEDDRRMVVVQVAGVLARRIVCWAENGDKVRKGMRFGMIRFGSRLDVYLPLSAQIEVDIDQRVVAGQTVLGYLT, encoded by the coding sequence GTGGCCAAAGAAGGTTATCCGTTCATTTTTATCGCCGCCTTTACGGCGCTGCTGGCAGCGCTATTAAATTGGGTTATCGTCTCGGTATTTTTTGGGGCGGCAGGCATCTTTATCCTGTATTTTTTCCGGGATCCGGAGCGGGTGGTCCCGGACGATCCGCGCGCCGTGGTTTCTCCGGCAGACGGCAAGGTCATACTGATTGAAAAGGTGACCGATGAACGGTTTTTACATGGGCAAGTTTTGAAGATCAGTATTTTTATGAATATCTTCAACGTCCATGTCAATCGCATACCGTATGACGGAGTGGTGAAGGAGATACGATATCAGGCCGGGCAATTTCTGGCCGCTGATCAGGCTCGGGCCAGTTTTGAGAATGAAAATAACGCTGTTTTTCTTGATGTAGAGGATGACCGGCGCATGGTCGTCGTTCAGGTGGCCGGTGTGCTGGCCCGGCGCATTGTCTGCTGGGCGGAAAATGGCGATAAGGTAAGGAAAGGGATGCGGTTTGGCATGATCCGTTTTGGGTCGCGCCTCGATGTTTATTTACCTTTAAGCGCCCAGATAGAAGTGGATATAGACCAGCGCGTTGTGGCCGGTCAGACTGTTTTGGGGTATTTGACATGA
- the pssA gene encoding CDP-diacylglycerol--serine O-phosphatidyltransferase — protein sequence MIRRRKKKRDKRRRGIYILPNLFTTASLFSGFYSIISAIGGHYYTAAVAILISCVFDMLDGRIARLTRTTSRFGLEYDSLSDLVAFGVAPAILAFLWALQPYRRLGWLAAFLYVATCALRLARFNTQVNNIDSRYFNGLPCPSAAGLVATSVLLHHELSGSTGTFQHPGVLIMIYILSYLMVSTVPYHSLKSSQIFQKKPFHVLVAAILLIMVIAMEPHITLFILTALYVASGPVLFVALYRRRKAEKLLVEQGQSH from the coding sequence ATGATTAGGAGAAGGAAAAAGAAGAGGGATAAGAGGAGACGGGGCATCTATATCCTGCCCAATCTTTTTACGACGGCCAGCCTGTTTAGCGGATTTTATAGCATTATTTCCGCTATCGGAGGCCATTATTACACGGCCGCTGTGGCCATCCTTATCTCCTGTGTCTTTGACATGCTGGACGGCAGAATTGCCCGTTTGACCAGGACAACCAGCCGGTTTGGGCTGGAATACGATTCCCTTTCGGATCTTGTGGCCTTTGGCGTAGCCCCGGCCATTCTGGCATTTCTCTGGGCGTTACAGCCTTATCGGCGCCTGGGCTGGCTGGCGGCCTTTCTTTATGTGGCAACGTGCGCATTGAGGCTGGCCCGGTTTAACACCCAGGTTAACAACATTGACAGCCGTTATTTTAACGGCCTTCCCTGTCCGAGCGCTGCCGGCCTGGTAGCTACGAGTGTTTTACTGCATCACGAATTATCAGGCAGTACGGGAACGTTTCAGCATCCGGGTGTGCTCATAATGATATATATCCTTTCTTATCTTATGGTCAGCACTGTACCCTATCATAGTCTTAAAAGTTCACAGATCTTTCAGAAAAAACCTTTTCATGTCCTGGTAGCGGCCATCCTGCTCATAATGGTTATAGCTATGGAGCCCCATATCACCCTGTTTATATTGACGGCGCTCTATGTTGCTTCCGGGCCCGTTCTTTTTGTAGCCCTTTACCGCCGCCGGAAAGCGGAAAAACTCCTGGTTGAACAAGGCCAGTCCCACTAA
- a CDS encoding 2-isopropylmalate synthase, whose translation MKDKIFIFDTTLRDGEQSPGASMNISEKVRVAHQLEKLNVDIIEAGFPVASRGDFEAVKAVAKEIKNIQVAALARSNTKDIDRAAEALKAAKHPCIHIFLATSDIHLKYKLKKSREEVLKMAAEAVRYARRYADSVEFSAEDASRSDLDFVCKVFASVIKAGATVLNFPDTVGYAVPDEFGQKIKYVMERTPGIEKARLSVHCHNDLGLAVANSLAAIAHGARQVEVTINGIGERAGNAALEEVVMAIRTRADALKVQTDIVTEHICASSRLVTMITGIPVQPNKAIVGANAFAHEAGIHQDGVLKERTTYEIMNPCAIGLAKSSLVMGKHSGRHAFKQRLKELGYKLGEADIDRAFERFKDLADKKKTVFDDDIEALITDEIFRGKDKYQLVYLGVVTGTEAVPTATVQIDIDGELQQEAEFGVGPIDATFNAITKITKVKAKLLRFSVNSITGGTDAQGEVTVRLEEDGQVVIGQGADADIIIASAKAYLNALNRLEYLKRNPVKSLY comes from the coding sequence ATGAAAGATAAGATTTTTATTTTTGATACGACCTTGCGGGATGGCGAGCAATCGCCCGGCGCCAGCATGAACATCAGCGAAAAGGTGCGCGTAGCGCATCAACTGGAAAAATTAAATGTGGATATCATAGAGGCGGGATTTCCTGTGGCTTCCAGGGGTGATTTTGAAGCCGTAAAGGCCGTGGCCAAAGAGATAAAAAACATCCAGGTGGCGGCCCTGGCCCGGTCCAACACCAAGGACATCGACCGGGCTGCAGAGGCCCTTAAAGCAGCCAAGCACCCATGCATCCACATATTTCTCGCCACTTCGGATATCCATCTTAAGTATAAGCTGAAAAAGAGCCGGGAAGAAGTGTTAAAAATGGCGGCGGAGGCTGTAAGGTACGCCCGGCGTTATGCGGACAGCGTGGAGTTTTCAGCCGAAGATGCCTCACGCAGTGACCTGGACTTTGTCTGTAAGGTTTTTGCCTCGGTGATAAAGGCAGGGGCCACGGTTCTCAATTTCCCGGACACCGTCGGATACGCCGTGCCGGATGAATTCGGGCAAAAGATTAAATATGTCATGGAGCGCACCCCGGGCATAGAGAAGGCCCGGTTAAGCGTGCATTGCCATAATGACCTCGGCCTGGCGGTAGCCAATTCCCTGGCCGCCATAGCCCATGGGGCGCGTCAGGTAGAGGTGACCATAAACGGCATAGGCGAGCGGGCCGGCAATGCCGCTTTGGAAGAAGTGGTTATGGCTATCCGGACGCGGGCGGATGCCCTGAAAGTGCAAACGGATATAGTTACCGAGCACATCTGTGCTTCCAGCCGGCTGGTTACCATGATTACCGGCATACCCGTTCAGCCCAACAAGGCCATAGTGGGGGCGAATGCCTTTGCACATGAGGCCGGGATACATCAGGACGGTGTGCTAAAGGAACGGACCACCTACGAGATTATGAATCCCTGTGCCATCGGCCTGGCCAAGAGCAGCCTGGTGATGGGAAAACACTCCGGCCGGCATGCCTTTAAGCAGAGACTGAAAGAGCTTGGGTATAAGCTGGGAGAGGCCGATATAGACCGGGCCTTCGAGAGATTCAAGGACCTGGCAGATAAGAAGAAAACGGTCTTCGATGACGATATCGAGGCCCTGATTACGGATGAGATCTTTCGAGGTAAGGATAAGTACCAATTGGTCTATCTGGGAGTAGTTACCGGGACTGAGGCTGTTCCTACGGCTACAGTTCAGATTGACATTGACGGGGAGCTTCAGCAGGAGGCCGAGTTCGGGGTCGGCCCGATTGATGCGACTTTTAATGCTATTACCAAGATAACCAAGGTAAAGGCAAAGCTGCTCCGTTTCTCGGTGAACTCCATCACCGGGGGCACGGATGCCCAGGGAGAGGTTACCGTGCGGCTGGAGGAAGATGGTCAGGTGGTTATCGGCCAGGGGGCGGATGCGGACATTATTATAGCCAGCGCCAAGGCCTATTTGAACGCCTTAAACAGACTGGAATATCTCAAGAGAAATCCGGTCAAGTCGCTTTATTAA
- the leuC gene encoding 3-isopropylmalate dehydratase large subunit, which produces MGMTITEKILAQGARLAEVKPGQLIEVQIDMALGNDITAPLAIDIVRSAGVKSVFDREKVALVPDHFVPNKDIKAATQVKILRDFAKEFGIVNYFELGEMGVEHALLPEKGMVLPGDIVIGADSHTCTYGALGAFATGVGSTDLAAAMITGKVWLKVPESMKFIYHGKRPPFVCGKDLILYAIGQIGVDGALYRAMEFTGEAIDELPMADRFTMANMAIEAGGKNGIIAPDKATEAYVRGRSRRKHRFYASDKDATYVETIEYDVSRIEPQVAFPHLPSNTRGISHVGDVPIDQAVIGSCTNGRLEDLEIAAHVLRGRKVAPHVRLIVIPATPWIYRQAMHQGLFDIFLEAGGIISPPTCGPCLGGHMGILAKGERAIATTNRNFVGRMGHPESEVYLANPAVTAASAVLGRIGGPGELGVIPKD; this is translated from the coding sequence ATGGGCATGACTATTACAGAGAAGATACTGGCTCAGGGGGCGAGACTGGCTGAGGTCAAACCGGGCCAGCTCATTGAGGTCCAAATCGATATGGCCCTGGGTAATGACATTACGGCTCCTCTGGCTATTGATATAGTGCGATCAGCCGGGGTTAAATCCGTATTTGACCGGGAGAAGGTAGCCCTGGTTCCCGATCACTTTGTGCCGAACAAGGATATAAAGGCCGCCACTCAGGTCAAAATCCTGCGTGATTTTGCCAAAGAGTTCGGCATTGTGAATTACTTTGAGCTGGGCGAGATGGGGGTTGAACACGCCCTTTTGCCGGAAAAAGGGATGGTGCTGCCCGGGGACATCGTGATCGGTGCGGACAGCCATACCTGCACCTATGGCGCACTGGGCGCCTTTGCCACGGGCGTGGGAAGCACCGATCTGGCGGCTGCGATGATTACCGGCAAGGTCTGGCTCAAGGTCCCGGAGTCCATGAAATTCATTTATCATGGTAAACGTCCGCCTTTTGTCTGTGGCAAGGACCTTATCTTATATGCCATTGGGCAGATCGGCGTGGATGGCGCCCTTTACCGTGCTATGGAATTTACCGGGGAAGCCATAGACGAGCTGCCCATGGCCGACCGTTTTACTATGGCGAATATGGCCATTGAGGCGGGCGGTAAAAACGGGATCATAGCGCCGGATAAGGCCACAGAGGCATACGTGCGTGGCCGCAGCCGGAGAAAGCACCGGTTTTATGCCAGTGATAAAGATGCTACGTATGTCGAGACTATTGAGTACGACGTCTCAAGGATTGAGCCACAGGTAGCCTTCCCGCATCTGCCGTCAAATACCAGGGGCATTTCCCATGTGGGAGATGTGCCCATCGATCAGGCGGTAATCGGTTCTTGCACCAATGGCCGTCTGGAGGATCTGGAGATTGCAGCCCATGTTCTTCGAGGGCGGAAGGTTGCCCCGCATGTACGCCTGATCGTTATTCCGGCTACGCCCTGGATTTACCGGCAGGCCATGCATCAAGGGCTTTTCGATATCTTCCTGGAGGCGGGCGGCATCATAAGTCCGCCTACCTGCGGTCCTTGCTTAGGCGGGCACATGGGCATTCTGGCTAAAGGCGAACGGGCCATAGCCACAACTAACCGGAATTTCGTCGGCCGTATGGGCCATCCGGAGAGCGAGGTCTATCTGGCCAATCCGGCGGTAACCGCGGCATCGGCTGTTTTGGGCCGCATAGGCGGGCCGGGAGAACTCGGGGTAATACCAAAAGATTAA